Below is a window of Desulfarculaceae bacterium DNA.
GAAGCGGGTGGGCGCGGGCACTCCGCTGAGGCGGAGAATCTCCACCTCGCCGCCGGGCACCTTGGCGTGGATGTGCACGTGGGCCACGTTCATCAGGCGCTGGGCCATGCCCCGCCGCAGGTCGATGCGGGTTATGTTCACGATGGGCGCGATCTGCTTGGCGTGGGAGGGGAAGCTCCGCTCCACCTCCACCGCATCCTGGCTCACCCTATACATGCGCGTGAAGCGGGTGATGATTACGTAGGCCCCCAAAAGACTGGCGATGAGCTGGCCCGCCGCCTCGGATATGAAGGTATCCGGGTTTACCAGAGGCCCCACCAGGAAGATGAAGATGCCGAAGTACCACACCCCGAAGGACTGCCACGCGGGGCGGAACTCCATGTAACGGCCGATGGTCGTCTGGGCCATGCGCGTCTCCTAAAAAACGTACGGCCCCAGCCTAACCCGGCCTCATGGCTTTGGCAAGGCGCATGGGGCCTGCCGGCCTCAGCGAACCCCGGCGAACTGGCGGGCGGCCCGCCGGCGGGCGCATTCGGGGCAAATCACCTCCCCGCCCATGCCCTCCTTTTGCCGCGGGCTCAGGCGGCTGGCCACCCGGTCCAGGTATAGCTGGGGCAGATAGGGCTTGCCGCAGGCATCGCAGGTGAGCAGGGGCAGCTCGCGAAGCACCGTGCCGGCCAGGGTGGTCTTGCGCACCCCGTCCCGGTCCATAAGCCGGATGGCCCCGGTGGGGCAAGCCGCCGAGCAGGCTCCGCAGCCGATACAGCGGTCCGCCGCCTGATGGAAGTCGATGAGCGCGCTGCGGTTGGCCGGGGTCTCGCGGAAGTGCAAGGCCCCCACCCCCATCTCGGCGCAGGCGGTCTGGCACAGGCCGCATCCGATGCACACGTCGCAGCGCAGGCAGCGCCGGGCCTCGCCCAGGGCCATGGCGTCATCGAGCCCCAGCTCGGCCTGCTCGAAGCTGTCCGCCCGCTCCAGGGGGGGCAGCTTGGGGATGTCGGGCCGCTTGAGGCTGGCCTTTTGGTCCGCTTCCACCAGCAGGGGGGCCACCACCGCCCGGGGGGTGGGATAGGTGTCCGCCGGGTCCAGGGCCTCGCCCTTGAACTGGGCGTCCATGGCCAGGGCGGCCCGCTTGCCCGCGGCCACCGCCTCCACCACCGTGGCCGGGCCGGTCACCACGTCGCCGCCGGCGTAGAGCCAGCCCAGGGAGGTCTGGCCGCTGAGCATGTCGGCGTTCACCGTCTTGGCGCAGAGGTTGTCGTCGTGGGCCCAGGGGCCCAGGCAGGCCAGGTCCGGCCGCTGGCTGATGGCCGCGATGATGGCCCCGGCCTCCATGATGAACTCGCTGCCCTCCATGGCCTGGGGGCGGCGGCGGCCGGTGGCGTCCGGGGGCCCCAACTCGGCCCGCAGGCACTTGAGGCCCGTGACCTGGCCATCCTCGCCCACCACCTCCACGGGCATGGTGAGAAAGGCGATGTTGATGCCCTCGGCCAGGGCGTCGTCGATCTCCTCGCCGTGGGCCGGCATCTCGCCCCGGGTGCGGCGGTAGCTGATGGTCACCTCGCAGCCCAGGCGGCGGCAGGTGCGCGCCGCGTCCATGGCCGCGTTGCCGCCGCCCACCACCACCACCTTGGCGGCCGGGGCGCCCTGGGTGCCCAGGGACACGCCCCGAAGGAAGGTGATGGCGTCGTGCACCTGGGGATAGTCGGTCTCGCCGGGGATGCCCAGGCGGTAGCCCTCGTGGGCCCCGATGCCCAAAAACACCGCCTCGTAGCCCTGCTCCTTGAGCTGGTCCAGGGTGAAATCGCGGCCCAGGGCCTGGCCGTTTTTCATCTCCACCCCCAGCTCGGCGATGGCCTGGACCTCGGCGTCGATCACCTCGCGGGGCAGGCGGTAGGCCGGAATGCCCAGGAAGGTGGTGCCGCCCATGACCTCCTGGGCCTCGAATAGGGTCACTTGGTGACCGGCCAGGGCCAGGAAGTAGGCGCAGGTCAGGCCGGCCGGGCCGCCGCCGATCACCGCGGCCTTGTGGCCGCTGGCCGGGGCCAGCTCGGGCCGGGGGTAGTGGCCCTGGTCTTCCAAAACGTGGCGGCAGGCCACCGCCTTCATGGCCCTAATGCTGATGGGCGTGTCCAGTTCCTGGCGCAAGCAGGATTTCTCGCAAGGGGCCGGGCACACCAGGCCGCAGATGAAAGGCAGAGGATTGTCCTTGCGCATCACCTCCACCGCTTCCACGTAGCGCTTTTGGCCGATCAGGGCCATGAAGGAGGGGATGTCGATGCCCGCCGGGCAAGTGGCGTGGCAGGGGGCCACCAGGGGGCGCAAACAGTCCATGGCCGCGCAGGGGATGCCCTGGGCGTGGGAGACCCACTCCTCGCGGAAGTGGCGCAGGCTGCTGGTCAGGGGCCAGGCGGCCGGGGAGTTCATGGCCTCCAGCTGCCCGGCGATGGCCTCCAGCTGCTCCACCACCTCCGGGCCGCCCCGCCGGATGCGCAGCTGTATGATCAGGCGCACCGCGTGCCAGGTGAGGGTGCGCGAGGCGTCGGAGGGGTGTTCGCCCAGCTGGGCCAGGCGGATCATGGCCTTGCGGGTCAGCTCCACCAGACAGCGCTCGGCCCCCACGGCCAAGAGGGTGGCGAAGCCGGGGTTGGCCCCGGCGGCCATCATCTCCTCGGGCTCCAGGGGCAAATCGGTCATGTCCGGGGGCAAAAAGCCGCCCGCGCCGGAATCCAGGGCCAAGGCCCGGGGCGGGTGCTTGGGGTCCGGGCCTCCGGCCAGGGTAAGCACCGTGCCCAGGGTGTTGCCCAGGGACACCTCCACCAGGCCGGGCCGGGCCACCGCCCCGCCCACCGTGATCAGGCGGGTGCCCGCCTCGCCGCCCGGCGCGGATGCCAGGTCGGGGTGGGTGAGGATGCGCTTGATCTGATACCAGGTCTCCACGCAGCAGATCAGGCGGGGGGCCGTGTCGGCCGAGGGCGCGTTGAAAAGCTGCCCCACCCTGACCTCCAGCTCAAAGGCGCTGCCCGCGGGCAGGCCCCGCCACTTCAGCTCGGCCATGGCGTTGAGTAGCGCGGGCCGGTGCCGGGACAGGCTGGAATCCAATAGCACCAGGGCCCGGGAGGCCCCGCTGGACAGATGGGCCAGGTAGAGCGCCTCGATGAGCCCGTAGGGGTCCATGCCCAGGAGCCGGTCCTCGGCCTTGGACAGGGTGTCGCGCTGGCGGGCGTCCACCACCATCTCGCCCGTGCCGCCCTGCTGGGCAAAGGCCCACCAGGAATGGAACACCGGCTCGGCCGGGGTGGTGCGGCGGCGCAGGCCCGCGGCCCGGAGCTGCTTTACCGCGTCGAGCGCGTCCAACTGGTGCAGCTCAAACCCGCCGGCGGCCAGATAGGCGTCCAGGTCGGCCAGACCGGGGCGCTGGGTGCGCTCCAACAGGGAGTGGGGAATGGAAAGGGGTGCTTGCGGAGCCATAACTGCTGCCTCGAAGATCGCGGTTAACCCCCCGCCGGGCGGGGGGTTCGGATTAGGGCCGCCCCCGGAGGCCTAGACCTTGGGGTTGAAGTGGTCGCGGGCCACCGCGGCGGCGAAGCGCTCCCGCTGGCCGGTGGGCAGATTCTCGGCGCTGCCGAAGTCCAGGCACTGGGTCAGGCACTTGGTGACGCAGGCCGGCTTGAGGCCCTGGTCCACCCGCTCCATGCAATAGTCGCACTTGACCGCCTTGGCCGTGACCGGGTTCCACTGGCAGGCTCCCCAGGGACAGGCGGTGATGCAGCTCTTGCAGCCGATGCACAGGCTGGGCTCGATGAACACGATGCCGTCCTTGGCCCGGCGCTTGATGGCCCCGGAGGGGCACACGTTCATGCACCAGGGTTCCTCGCAGTGGAAACAGGGCATGAACACGAAGCGCACCCGGGGGATGTCCTTAACCTCCACCGGGCCCACCGACATGTTCTTGCACAAGGACGGGCCCATGGGCAGGTCCTTGTTGGTTTTGCAATGAATCTCGCAAGCCAGGCAGCCTATGCAGCGCTCCGAGTCTTGCAGAAGGAAATATTTGCTCATTTCGCTCCTCACAGGGTGAGGGTTATAGGCTTCACCCGGCCCCTAGGCCTTGGTCACTGTCACCACCGTCTCGGTGAGGTTGTTGCCCCCGCCGGCCGGGTCATAGTCGGTCAGCTTGCCCTTCATCAGGCGCTGGTCGGCCATGCCCTTTTTGTAGGCCCGGGTCTGCAAGGGAACCGTGCGCCCGAAGCCGTGCACCATGAAGGCAGCCTCGGGGTGGATGTACTCGGTGACCTTCACCTTGCCCACGGCCTCGGCCCCGTCGGAGCTCACCTTGATGGTGTCGCCGTCGGCGATGCCCAGCTCGGCCGCCACCTTGGAGTTTATCCACAGGGCGTTCTCGGGCATCAGCTCGTTGAGCAGGGGGTTGTTGGTGCTCTGGCCGTGGGCCAACCAGCCCACCCGGCCGAAGACCAGGTTGAACTGGCCCGGCTCCTTGGGCGGGGCCTCGTAGAAGGGGGCCAGGCTGGGCAGCCCCGCCTCGCTGAGCACCGGGGAGATGATCTCGATCTTGCCCGAGGCGGTCTTGAAGCCCAGGCCGTCCTCGCGGTCGCGCATGATGGCGTCCTTGGCCAGGCCGATCACGCCCTTTTCGCGAAGCTGGGCCGGGCTCACCCCGGTGCCGTCCAGCTGGTAATGCCAGATGTCCTCGATGGTCTCGAACTCCAGGGCCTCGCTCTTGCCCATCCGCCGGAGGATCTCGCGGAAGATCCACCAGGCCGGCCGGCTGTCGAAGCGCGGGGCGATGCACTGGTCGCGCACCTGAAGGCTGGGCTTGCCGCCCTTCTTCTGGGCCACCAAGCTGCCGCGCTCCAGATAGGTGGTCTCGGGCAGGATCACGTCGGCGTACCAGGCGGTCTCGGAGTAGTTAACGTCGATGGCCACCAGCAGGTCCAGCTTGTCCATGCCCTTTTGGATGGCCTCGGGGTCCGGAATGCTGGTCAGGGGGTCGTGGCGGTAGGCGAAGTAGGCCCCCACCTGATAGGGCTCGCCGGTGAGCATGTTGGCGAAGAGCATGTGGGCCAGGCCGGGGCCGGAGTCCCAATGCTTGTACTTGGTGCCGATCTGGTCAACCCGCTCGTCGGTGGGTTTGGTCACCCTGTCTTCGAGCTTGTTCACGCCCTTGAGGCCGTAATCCCCCGGTCCCTTGGCCGCGATCAGGCCGCCGGTTACCTCGAAGTTGCCCATAAGGGCGTTGAGGATGTGGGCGGTGCGGCTGGTGTGGAAGCTCTGGCGGTGACGGGCGGTCATCCAGCCCAGGTGGAAGATGACCTGGGGCGCGTCGGCGGCGATCTCGCGGATGGCCGCCTTGATCTCCTCGGCGCTCACCCCGGTGACCTTCTCGGCCCACTCCGGGGTGTACTCCTTTACGAAGCTCTCCAGCTCGTCGAGGCCCTCCACCCATTTGCTAACGAATTCGGCATTGTATAGCTTTTCGGCCAGGACAACGTTGATCCAGGCCAGGTTGAGGGCGTACTCGGTGTTGGGCCGGATCATCCAGAAGCGGCTGGCCTTGGAGGCGGTGAGGGTGGCCCGCACGTCGATGTAGGTGACCTTGGCGCCCTTGCCCAGGGCCTCGATGAAGTCCTTGGCCTCCTTCACCTGCAGCGACTCGATCATGTTGCGGCCGTAGAGCACCAAATGCTTGGTGTTCTTGATGTCCATGCCCCAGTCCTTGCGGCCCATGCCGAAAAGGCTCTTGGCGGCGTGGTGAGCGTTGCGCCCGCAGGTACAGTCGTGGTTGAAGTAGTTGGGCGAACCCAGGGACTTGATGAAGGTCTTGGTCAGGTCGTTGAAGGGGCCGCCGCGGTCGGAAAGGGCCACGCCCTTGCCGCCGTACTTCTCGATGACCTCTTTCAGCTTGTCCGCAATGTAGTCCAGGGCCTCGTCCCAGGTGGCCCGGCGCCACTGGCCGGAGCCCCGGGGGCCGGTGCGGATAAGGGGGTACTGGGGCCGCTCGTCGTCGTACTCAAAGGGGATGCCCGCCGCGCCCTTGGCGCACAGGCTGGTGCCCATGCCCTTGTCGTTGGGGTTGCCCTGAACCCACACCACCCGGCCGTCTTCAACCTCTACTTGGATGGGGCAGCGCACCGCGCACATGCCGCAGATGCTGTAGACCGTCCGGCGGCCGGGGCTGTCCACTCCCGAGACGTTGGGAGCCTTTTTGCCGTCCATGCTTCCTCGCTCCTAGACAAAATGAAACAACGGACCGGTTGGGAGGTTTTTCCCCGAACGGCAACGCCAGCCGGGGCCTCGAGCCGCTGCATCGGCCCGGTCCTCGTTATGATGTGCAAAACGATATAACCGCCTGCCATTCCTACCCAAGCAATAGGATAGGCTGGCCGGCGCTTGTTCCCAAGATACTACAAGCTCCCCGAACCGTCCAGCCCGCCGGCTGAGCCGCGCCTCATTTAAATTGCTTGCCTTTTCCGGCTTATGTTTTGGATACTTATTGCCGTTGCTCACCCCCGGGGGATAAAAAGTCCCATGGACCAGCGCCTGACCAGCACCTTCAACACCAGCGC
It encodes the following:
- a CDS encoding molybdopterin-dependent oxidoreductase, whose amino-acid sequence is MDGKKAPNVSGVDSPGRRTVYSICGMCAVRCPIQVEVEDGRVVWVQGNPNDKGMGTSLCAKGAAGIPFEYDDERPQYPLIRTGPRGSGQWRRATWDEALDYIADKLKEVIEKYGGKGVALSDRGGPFNDLTKTFIKSLGSPNYFNHDCTCGRNAHHAAKSLFGMGRKDWGMDIKNTKHLVLYGRNMIESLQVKEAKDFIEALGKGAKVTYIDVRATLTASKASRFWMIRPNTEYALNLAWINVVLAEKLYNAEFVSKWVEGLDELESFVKEYTPEWAEKVTGVSAEEIKAAIREIAADAPQVIFHLGWMTARHRQSFHTSRTAHILNALMGNFEVTGGLIAAKGPGDYGLKGVNKLEDRVTKPTDERVDQIGTKYKHWDSGPGLAHMLFANMLTGEPYQVGAYFAYRHDPLTSIPDPEAIQKGMDKLDLLVAIDVNYSETAWYADVILPETTYLERGSLVAQKKGGKPSLQVRDQCIAPRFDSRPAWWIFREILRRMGKSEALEFETIEDIWHYQLDGTGVSPAQLREKGVIGLAKDAIMRDREDGLGFKTASGKIEIISPVLSEAGLPSLAPFYEAPPKEPGQFNLVFGRVGWLAHGQSTNNPLLNELMPENALWINSKVAAELGIADGDTIKVSSDGAEAVGKVKVTEYIHPEAAFMVHGFGRTVPLQTRAYKKGMADQRLMKGKLTDYDPAGGGNNLTETVVTVTKA
- a CDS encoding 4Fe-4S binding protein; this encodes MSKYFLLQDSERCIGCLACEIHCKTNKDLPMGPSLCKNMSVGPVEVKDIPRVRFVFMPCFHCEEPWCMNVCPSGAIKRRAKDGIVFIEPSLCIGCKSCITACPWGACQWNPVTAKAVKCDYCMERVDQGLKPACVTKCLTQCLDFGSAENLPTGQRERFAAAVARDHFNPKV
- a CDS encoding PH domain-containing protein codes for the protein MAQTTIGRYMEFRPAWQSFGVWYFGIFIFLVGPLVNPDTFISEAAGQLIASLLGAYVIITRFTRMYRVSQDAVEVERSFPSHAKQIAPIVNITRIDLRRGMAQRLMNVAHVHIHAKVPGGEVEILRLSGVPAPTRFKQVLLDRGAHDERVYGAFR
- a CDS encoding FAD-dependent oxidoreductase — protein: MAPQAPLSIPHSLLERTQRPGLADLDAYLAAGGFELHQLDALDAVKQLRAAGLRRRTTPAEPVFHSWWAFAQQGGTGEMVVDARQRDTLSKAEDRLLGMDPYGLIEALYLAHLSSGASRALVLLDSSLSRHRPALLNAMAELKWRGLPAGSAFELEVRVGQLFNAPSADTAPRLICCVETWYQIKRILTHPDLASAPGGEAGTRLITVGGAVARPGLVEVSLGNTLGTVLTLAGGPDPKHPPRALALDSGAGGFLPPDMTDLPLEPEEMMAAGANPGFATLLAVGAERCLVELTRKAMIRLAQLGEHPSDASRTLTWHAVRLIIQLRIRRGGPEVVEQLEAIAGQLEAMNSPAAWPLTSSLRHFREEWVSHAQGIPCAAMDCLRPLVAPCHATCPAGIDIPSFMALIGQKRYVEAVEVMRKDNPLPFICGLVCPAPCEKSCLRQELDTPISIRAMKAVACRHVLEDQGHYPRPELAPASGHKAAVIGGGPAGLTCAYFLALAGHQVTLFEAQEVMGGTTFLGIPAYRLPREVIDAEVQAIAELGVEMKNGQALGRDFTLDQLKEQGYEAVFLGIGAHEGYRLGIPGETDYPQVHDAITFLRGVSLGTQGAPAAKVVVVGGGNAAMDAARTCRRLGCEVTISYRRTRGEMPAHGEEIDDALAEGINIAFLTMPVEVVGEDGQVTGLKCLRAELGPPDATGRRRPQAMEGSEFIMEAGAIIAAISQRPDLACLGPWAHDDNLCAKTVNADMLSGQTSLGWLYAGGDVVTGPATVVEAVAAGKRAALAMDAQFKGEALDPADTYPTPRAVVAPLLVEADQKASLKRPDIPKLPPLERADSFEQAELGLDDAMALGEARRCLRCDVCIGCGLCQTACAEMGVGALHFRETPANRSALIDFHQAADRCIGCGACSAACPTGAIRLMDRDGVRKTTLAGTVLRELPLLTCDACGKPYLPQLYLDRVASRLSPRQKEGMGGEVICPECARRRAARQFAGVR